Part of the Flavobacterium sp. KS-LB2 genome is shown below.
TTAGGTGGCGGCTGGCATCAAGGTTTTTACAAAGGGTATCTCATAAGCACGAACGAGCGAGTAGATGGCGCTATTAAATACAATAAAAGTGGTGAATGGTTTCCTTACAGAGGTGGCATTATGGTTTCCTACAAGTTAAACTAGGTCTATTTGGGTAATTTAGCGATTGATTTTATGTACAAATCTTCTACTTGCTTTCTTGCCCATTCTGTTTTTCTTAAAAAAGTCAAACTGGATTTCACACTTGGATTATCTGTAAAACATTTAATTTTCACTAATTCTCCAAGAGTATCGAAACCATAATAATCAACTAATTGTTCTACGATTTTTTGAAGCGTAATTCCGTGAAGCGGGTCTTTCGATTTTGAGTTTTCCATTTTGCAAATATATTAAAATCGTAAATACTAATTTTTAAATTTATTAAAATGAAAAAGTATCTAGTACTAATCGCTTTATTTGTGATACAAATTAGTTTTGGTCAACAAATCACAACTACTTATTATTTCATACGCCACGCTGAAAAAGTTGATAATTCTCAAAATCCAGATTTATCAGCAATTGGTCTTGAACGAGCGAAACTTTGGAATGAAATATTCTCCGAAATAGATTTCGATCTAATTTATTCGACTGATTACAATAGAACAAAACAAACCGCAACTCCCACTTCAACAGCTAAAAAAATTAGTATTGAACTTTACAATCCTAAAACGATAGCCATTGATTCGTTTAAAAAAGAAACACTTGGGAAAAAAGTTTTGATTGTGGGGCATAGCAACACAACACCTAATTTCGTAAATCAGATTATCAACCAAAAGATATATGCAGATATTGAAGATACTACTTTTGGTAATCTTTATATAGTGACAATAATTGGCAATACTATCACACATCAACTGCTGAAATTGCCATAAATTATTGCTAAACCTTTAATTTTTGCTACATTTGTACTATGCTAAAAACGATAAATATTTTAAATAAAAGAGCTCGATTTGACTATGAGATAATCGAAACTTTCACTGCTGGAATTGTTTTGGCT
Proteins encoded:
- a CDS encoding VF530 family protein; this encodes MENSKSKDPLHGITLQKIVEQLVDYYGFDTLGELVKIKCFTDNPSVKSSLTFLRKTEWARKQVEDLYIKSIAKLPK
- a CDS encoding SixA phosphatase family protein, producing the protein MKKYLVLIALFVIQISFGQQITTTYYFIRHAEKVDNSQNPDLSAIGLERAKLWNEIFSEIDFDLIYSTDYNRTKQTATPTSTAKKISIELYNPKTIAIDSFKKETLGKKVLIVGHSNTTPNFVNQIINQKIYADIEDTTFGNLYIVTIIGNTITHQLLKLP